Below is a genomic region from Macaca fascicularis isolate 582-1 chromosome 18, T2T-MFA8v1.1.
aaaaacaaaacaaaaaccaaaatattgtCAGTTACATTTGATGGCAGAAAATGCCAGATTTTTCCcttcagttcttttcttttctgcagtTTCCAAGTATTCTACATGTCTATTACTATTACGatggaaaaaatacataatagttattattttctaaaatcatgCATCTTTCCCTCTATTTTTTACAAATTGCATATACTAAAACTTGTGATGATTACTCACCTGTAGGCATAGATGTTGTGGGTGGCACTAGCTATTTTCTTATTCTCATACAATTTGGAAAGAACCATTTTCACCTTAAAAACAGCAATAACATAAATAAGTATGCTTTTCATATTTGCTCTGTAAATAAATGCTAGAAAAATACCTTAAAGTATGCTGTATTTAAAAAGCCACTCAAAGAGTCTACTATACTCTGAAAAAGTCATTTCCAAAGTTTCCTTCTCATTTTAGGGGCAGAAACTGGTACTCataattgatataaaaatgaCAGACCTGGTATTTTTGAGCACTAATTATCAACAAACATTTCGGTACTACTATGTCAAAGGGATAATTTGTTCCCCATGTAgggaattttaaatgtattatgtaaaacttttaaaaactagctcTGAAATCTACCAAATGTATACATCTAATGTAGCAGGTGTACAATAATGGTATGTTCCAAATGTTATAAAACCACAGCTTTCTCTGGGAGTCAAGTAAGGTTCATAGAGGAGGTCACATGAGCCAGGTCTTACAAGTGGCAGTTCTTCTGTATCAGAAGGAaagatgggaaaggaagaagacaTTCCACACAGAGAACagggttatatgcaaatacagggACTGGGTGACCAAATTTAGCAACTAAAAATACAGGACAtccagttaaatctgaattttagATAAACGACAAGTAATTTTTTTACTATAAGTACGTCCCATGCAATAAtgtttacctgaaattcaaatttaactaggtattctgtattttatctggcaaccctagcaggaacaaaaaagagaaaagttcagGAAGCTTTACACAGCTTAACTTAGAGAATGAATGAGATGACAGAAGATGAGTCATGAATGATAAGCTAGGGCCATATTACAAAGGATCTGCGTAATAAGTTTAGATGTTCCCTTGTAGACATTGGAAATCAGCACACATTACATGTGCAAACGTGGATAAGAGAAAGAACAGTGATACATGGTCAGATTTTTCAGGAATGTTGTAACGTCAAGAAGTATGAAAGAAACACTGGTGGCAGGGAAGACTGAGGTAGAGTTGGGGACACCAATTTGGATCACAAATTGTGCAATCTTctgtttatcattttataatcttTCAGGTTCTCAAATTCTGATCAATAAAACAGACAATGACCTCTAAAATTGGTTTCAGCTCTCACAAATTATAATGCTGTAAATCTAAGTGACTATGATCAGAAACAGAAAGAGGATCCAGAATGAACAAATTCAGAATTAGAATGTCTCAGGAGGACCCTGGGAAGAAGATTTGACCAAGGGCCAGGGACAAAATAGGATTCCTGAGAGAAAAGACCAGAAGTCCGCACCAAAAGTTACGATCTTGACCACAGGTCAATGCAGAAAAGAACTTCCTCTTTCAGAGAGTGAAAGAGCCTGGTACGAAGAGCTGGAAGGCCAGGGCTTTAAAGAGCTTCAAGAGTAGAGTAGCTGCAAAGACCAGAGGAAGAGACTCATGCCTAAAACTCGCGGTaaatgagactttttaaaaaatgtaactttaCAGGTAGTATTGAAATTGTCTCGTACATCAATAAGGTAAGCTGAGGTACATTATAGaagcaaggaagaagaaaaggattcTGCTGAAAGGagaataagaaagacaaagaccTAGGAATAGTTTATGGCTGAAACTGCTCCCATTTATATCCGTGGGTGGAAATAAGGTCACTTAAGATCAAGAAGCACAAAGGAAAGTAAGTCAGGTAGGGAGGACTGGGTTTAGCCAGTCTATGCACTGTCCCCGGGAATGGACTTAGTTTCACAGAACTCCCATTCGACAGGACAAATAATTCTTTTCAACAAGATATTAAGCATCACAATTTTCTATAACACAATGAGTGTTTCTTATTTAAAGATTCATTAGAGGGTTAACCCTAATCAGAGTTTAGATACAATTTTGAAAGCAGTGACAGGCCTGGctaggtggcttatgcctgtgatcccaatactttagattgggaggctgaggcaggagggctgaCTGAGTccagattgagaccagcctgggcaacaaggagagataccatctcaaaaaaaaaagaaagaaagcagagacaaacagaaacaaaacaaaccttccGTGATTCACAGTAATTTGGgagtagaaaaatgaacaaataatttttatcttatatgaaaataaaacataaaagtgaaaataagggCATTATTGCAAAATCATTTACCTGATACTTTAGGAAATTATCAAAATGAGCTAGACAAAGGAACGTTACCTGTTTGGGACAAACTACTGGAGCCAAGTGTGCCTGAAAAGTACTTCTTCGGTCTGTAATAGGAATGCCATGATCAATCGGAGGCAATTCTTCTACTTCTACTTCTAGAAATGTagaagaaactttattttttaaaaagccttacattcaaatactgaaaaaaatgaaatgggggtggagggagctgggaaagaaatgtaaattacatGGCAAATCAACTAAAATAACTATTAATCATTATCTAccaacattaaatgtaaattataattttaagtaaaaagtttCTAAGTATATTGTAcataagattaaaatatttgatttataaatGATTTCCACCTGCCAAGGTTACCCAGGGAAAGCAGTGGGTTAGGACTAAAATCCTGTACTACTGCAGTCAGTAGTATAAGTAGGCACAACATctaatataatacataatttttaagagtggAAAGGGGTCCTGAAAACAAAGATTTATAGCTGCTAATATAAAACTTATTTATCAGTTTCACTGTAGTTAGACCTCTGAATCGggaaaatatgaatttatattctttatattgtGTAGCTATAATATAATGCCTTCTGCTAATATAACTGTTTATACTTCATATGATGGAATTAAATACATCAACAATACATCTAATTGGTCAATTCCATAAAGAGTATCATGATTTCCAGTTATTACACCTCTTAACAAGTTTAAGAatcatggctgggcgtggtggctcacgcctgtaatcccaacactttgggaggctgaggggtggatcatctgagttcaggagttcgagaccagcctggccaacatggtgaaactcctgtctctactaaaatataaaaattagccgggcatggtgacatgagcctgtaatcccagttactcgggaggctgaggcaggaaaattgcttgaacctgggaggcagagattgcagtgagccaagttcgtgccactacactccagcctgggcagcagagaaagactcagtctccaaaaaaaaattaaccctcAATTCTGTTGAGAGACTTAATCATCCTGGCTACTACTACCTGCCTCACTTAGGATGAAAAGTTATTCAAGACAAGAAAGTAGGTTTATGTAAGATGTTTTACACCTTCCCTCTGACACTGTCCTTTTCCTGAATTGATTTTTACCACTGTACTACCATAGTAATAAGTCAAATACAGTATTAGGGTCAATATGAACTACTGACCAATTGATAGTATTTATTTATGAGTATGatttttaacctttttcttttcACGGTAGATCCTGTTTTCAAAAGAGATCATGTCAAATCCACacagaaataaatgattaaaatgggAGCTACTTAGGTTGAAGCATAAATGAGAGCCCTGAATGCTCCCcactctttcatttcctctttgttCCTTTCTACTAGTCCTGGACACCATTCAAAAGCCCTAAAACTCAGAACACCTTTTAAAAGCTACCGTGTAATGACATAGGAAACCCCTCACCTTCAAACAGAATGAATATTCCCCTGGTCTCTTATGTTTTCCTAAGAGGCTTAGGGAAACTAACCATAACATTCAAAAttgtaaaatagtaaaatgaaataGTATCACAGCAACTTATTTTTATGTTGACTACTACTCGATTATGAAACAAATTTGTTTAAACGAAaccaaggccaggcgtggtggctcacgcctataatcccagcactttgggagcatgaggtgggcaggtcatttgaggtcaggagttctagaccagcctggccaacacggtgaaacccaatctctactaaaaatacaaaaattagccaggcatggtggcatatgccagtaatcccaactacttaggaggctgaggcaggagaatcacttgaacctggaaggcaaggctgcagtgagctgagatcgtgccactgcactccaacttgggcgacagagcaagactctatctcaaagaaaaaaaaaaaaaactgaactcaAGCTGGGCACAATGGTGCATTCTTagagtctcagctacttggaggctgaggtgaaaggatcactggagcccaggagttcaaggacaacttgggcaacacagcgagacctcgtctctcacaaaaaaaaaaaaactcttaaaggTATTTTACCAGCTTTAATTTCAGGGGCTGCACTTTCAGTTAATATATTTGTACCTGTGAGCAGAGACTAAAATTTAATCCTGAGACATCAGGAAACAGCTAAGGATtttaatacagaaatataaaaacatgatGTGAACAAAAACATTAATAGCTTTACTTAGTTTCAATTTCTTCGATCAGTAAATCAAAACTCTAGAAAGCAGGGGGAAAAGagtaaatttccatttatttcttacCATTCTGGTAAGACTTGGCAAACACCAAAATTGCCAAcaggcaggaaaaaaattaatcttatcTGCAAATTAGTAACTCCTTcctaaaatttgagaaaattagTAAATTTATCTATCACCTCAAAGAACAATACATAATACTACCAACCCACTCTCCACAAAAGAAATCAGTAAGTAACATTATACCTGTCCGAGTTTCACTGATATCAAAATCCAGTGCTTTAAGCGAACTTTCTGGCTGACATGCTAAAATGAGATCATCTTCACATTCAACATCTtcttcttcagttttcttctttacatCTGGGCCTATGTGAATATGAGACACAATTACTCTACAATGCAGATAAGAAACgatgctgttttaaaaaatcactgggtcttgggtttttgttttgttttttttttttttgagatggagtctcgctctgtcgcccaggctagagtacagtggggtgatctcagctcactgcaagctccgcctcccgggttcacgccattctcctgcctcagtcttccgagtagctggaactacaggtgcccaccaccacgcccagctaattttttgtatttttagtagagacggggtttcaccgtgttagcctcgatctcctgacctcatgatccacctgcctcggcctcccaaagagctgggattacaggcgtgagccaccgtgccacaCCCAGGTCTTGGGTTCTAAACACCATTCTTAATGGTAGGAACCAGCACTCAGCCCATAAGAGAACTGGTTGATTCCTGAGTTGGAGCAAGGAAATTATAAGATGAACCTGGAACGTTGTGTGGATCCACAAACTGGGAAATGCTCAAAAGGAGATGGGGCTTATAAAAAGAACACAGGAGCTAACCTGAAGGGGCCCTTAAAGGTCAAAGctagaacaatttgagcaacaacaacaaaaaaaatgatcTTATGGCATTTTAACCCATGGACTGAAATAATATACATGAGtctatactgatataaataataaacagataaacaaataaatacataaatggggAGGACAGACATCCCTTCCTCATAATAGAATTCCAATTactaaatgaagaagaaatgaagaaaatagaaaatcatcaTCAGGCAAACACCACAGTAATAAATATTGTTGACAAGTTCCATGGATAGATGCTAAAATTAGTGGCTGAAAGTTTAAGGAGAAACAGGATATTAGCATAGCTTCAAAGTATCTCCCTCAAGCTACAAAGAGAAAGATAGTAACCGCAGTGGTTAATCTTacatgtcaacttggctaggccacaGTACCcatatatttgtttacttttgtttgacacagtctcattctgtcacccaggctggagtatggtggtgccatctcagctcactgcaacctccacctcccagggttcaagtgattctcctgcctcaacctcccaagtagccacaattacaggcacacaccaccatgcccggctaatttttgtatttttagtagagatggggtttcactatgtttggccacgctggtcctgaattcctgaccttaagtgatccacccacctcggcctcctaaagtgctgggattacaggtgcaagccactgtgcccagcctcagtacCCATATATTTGGTTAAACACTATTCTAGATTTTTCTCTGAAGGtattttttggatgagattaataaTTAACTCAGttactttgagtaaagcagactTTCTTCCAtatgggcctcatccaatcagctgacGGCCTTACCATGAAAAGACTGACCTCCCCAGAGGTCTTTTCTTGGTAGAAATTTTTCTACCCAGGAAGAGGAAATTTTTCCTCTTTCCCGAGAAGAGAAAATTTTTCCAGCAGACCATCTTTGTTTTCAAACCATAACATTCACTCTTCCCTGGATCCCCAGCCTGCCGGCCTATCCTGCAAATTTTGGACTTTCCACCTTCCACAACTGTataagccaatttcttaaaatatatttctctgtgtgtgtgtgtgtgtgtgtgtacatacacacatatatatacacgcatacattctattggttctgtttctctggagaaccctgactacaGGATTTACAGTGGAGACATCTGGCAAACACCACCTTAACTGAGATATCAAGGTAAATATCACCAATAATAAGGCCTATGATACAgcacacacagtggctcacacctgtaatcccagcactttgggagattgaggcgggagcatcacttgagcataggagtttgagaccagcctaggcaacctcgtctgtacaaaaaattttaaaagtagctgggagtacaccaccactccctgctacttttaaaattttttgtactcccagctctttttaaattctttgtagagacagggtcttcctatgctGGAGCTACACCCTATATCCCAGCTATATCCTCCAAGcctgggaggatagcttgagcccgggaggtggaggctacagtgagccatgtgttcatgccaccacactccagcctgggtgacagagcaatattcagtctcaaaaattaaaattaaaattaaaaataaggcatataggccaggcatggtggctcacgcctataatctcagcactttgggaggccgaggcgggcggatcacttgaggtcaggagttcaagatcagcctggccaacatggtggaactccatctctactaaaaacacacaaaaaattagccaggcatggcgacAGGCGCATGTGATCCCagttcctcgggaggctgaggcaggagaatcacttaaacccaggtggcaggggctgcagtgagccaagactgtgccactgcactccagcctgggtgacagagcgaaattgtttcaaaaaataaaaaaaaaagcatatgataTAAATTCCTTGATACGTTGCACTATGAAAGACGCAACAGCATTTTTTtagtattcttgccaaaaatggcTAATCTCACTCCAAGCGTGAGAAAACACTGGACAAACCCAAATTCAGGGGCATTCTACAAAAAAACTATCAGTAGTCTTCGTTAAGTGTCAAGGTTATAAAAGTCAAGGAAACACTGAGTAACTGTTTACAGACTAAAGGAGAGTAAAGAGACACAACAATGGAATACAATGTAGAATCCTAGACAAGATCCTACAACAGCAGAAAGGATACTGGTAAGTTTGTAAAATCTGAATAAGCTCCTTAGTTTAGTTAATAATACCACACCAGTGTCAGTTTTCTGCTCTTGATAACTGTATGATGGTTATATAGGATGTTAACAGGAAATCAGGGTAAAGGATATAAAAGAGCCCTTCATAccatttttctaacttttctgtaagtttaaaattaGTTCAAAAGTTTTAGAAATTGTAAACAGCTGTGTATAATCAGTTCAAAATCAGAATTTCTATGCtgaaacaatatataaataataacgAATAAACCTGCACT
It encodes:
- the IMPACT gene encoding protein IMPACT isoform X5 translates to MTEPGPDVKKKTEEEDVECEDDLILACQPESSLKALDFDISETRTVSSTFLEVEVEELPPIDHGIPITDRRSTFQAHLAPVVCPKQVKMVLSKLYENKKIASATHNIYAYRIYCEDKQTFLQDCEDDGETAAGGRLLHLMEILNVKNVMVVVSRWYGGILLGPDRFKHINNCARNILVEKNYTNSPEESSKSLGKNKKVRKDKKKNEH